In Drosophila willistoni isolate 14030-0811.24 unplaced genomic scaffold, UCI_dwil_1.1 Seg130.1, whole genome shotgun sequence, the sequence cgggtcgaagaggacttgctcatccgcactcccatccgggaagtggcggcgccggttcgggagagattcgccaccctgatcctggccgacccctatttctatcggccggcgtcggtgtccgtggtgctcggggcagacctctatccggaggtcatccaaccaggctgtgtgcctggtcatagcggtactcccgcagcccagagcaccgtgttcggatgggtcgtctccggctcctgtgggatctaggcgctccagaacgttgccgtcccccgtCCTTTATATGcccagggtggcaattgcaacatgttgcaaggggggcggtatgttcacgccaccgggtgaacagcagtgagcggcgaagagcagtgaagagtgaggagggttttttgatcctcggcatctacggtcacaccaggaggggtgactgggtttttctaatgggcatcgccattgaTTGCAAATCGAgtttttcacccgaacacccgttcatctcctttaatttttaatttgcgATTTGTCATTTCTTTCAAACCGAACcattttcgtgtgtgtgtcggtataccttgtgaattaaataaatcaacatataattaaaacgaagtttttcgcgcgttttaatcactCTACTCACctacgagaccctgaagatattggcacccgccaaccacttggtactatatcgggtccttccgccccgccacaaacaccgaagtttatatacccttgcagtccttggtaataataattttacatgttcaaaatttgttttctgcaactcaattcatcaatatacaaacaaaacaattttactctctattttacgatttgttcttcttctttcctCGATCCCAAAGcgaagcaacgcacgcatacacatacaggttatgtagcgttgcgtctgtgtgtgtatgcatgtactctgttgatgacgaaagacgtagtagacagcaagcagcgctgcccgcagagctgggagcagcgCCGATtgatattgactgtaacttgtgttatattgttatatatatccagTAGAGTTGCAAATCTATCGATGGTCACGCCATCGATTGTTTTTACCATCGATGGAAAAAATCATCGATTGTTTTACCATCGGTGTTGAAAACAATCGATACTATCGATAGTACTAACggaagtttaaatttttgtttcaatgtCTGCATTTTCAGGATcccaattaaaataataaaaattatgaaatataataagcttaatttgtttttaagtccgcatttaattttcaagttagcaaacaaaaacaaaacaagattTTAAGTTCTAGCTTACAATTaagtaaataaaagtaaacaattaaatcaagaaaatattcaaaattcatACTTAAAGTTAAGAAAGTCAAAGATATATCAAAGTTCAGCTTTTGATTAGCTGAGATcaacaaaatattcaaagttcATACTTAAAGTTAAGAAAGGCAAAGATCAAATATGAGATCTAAAACTGAGATGCTTTCAATCATGAAGCCATATGTTCTTGTTTAAGAAAAGAAGAGTGTCaacattttttggttttagccTTGTTCTTCTGTTTCCAATTATTTCCCCGGCTTTACTGAAAGTACGCTCCGATTCAGTGGAGCTAGCTGGTACGCAAAGGTATTTTGAAGTGCACCGTGCGATGTGCTTGAATTGTTGCGAATTAATCTGCAaagttcaaaatttttaaagagtCATATTTATAAATAGTGGAACTAAAAATTTACCTTCCAGTACTCCAAGGGGTCAATAACCTGTTCAGAATTTTGCTGCTCAAGCTATTGCCTCATAGTTATAATTGCATCTGATCTACCAGTTCGGTGTTTTTGCTGAATCCTATCAGCCAAAAACTTAAGAACATTGTCAGACTGCTTTGGCGGTTCTTCCTTGGGTGGCTCATTTTCGTCAGCATTAATCAAACTGGTGACTTCGCTTTCTAGAGCTGCCGAGGATTGTTGGGCATTGACAGGATTTCCGAAACCTTCCTTCTTAAATCTAGGGTCCAATATTGTGGCCAAGCGCGGAACTGTCCTCGTCTCATAATGTAATAGTCTTGATTTGAGCCGATTCATAATGAAAGAACAAGCTTCAGACCCAATTGGTGTCCTCATTTTGCTCTTAAGTCCATCTAAAGTGCATCCCAAGCCATAAACATTTGGTATAATTAGGGATACTGACACCGCCTTCACAGCTGAAGCCTGCTTTGTCACGTCGTCGAACGGCTTTAAGATTTCACATAAATCTGTTATGCAATCATATTGTTCGTTTCTTAAAGGTGATGGCGCTTTTGAACAATTAAGAAGGACGCGACCAAAAGCATCTCTTACAAGTAAAATCCGTTGCATCATATGTAACGCACTATTCCATCTAGTTGGAACTTCTTGTATTAGGCTATACTGTTTTTCTTGTCCTTGAGCCTCTTTAAGTTTTGCATATTCAATTGTGCTACTTTTGAAATAAGTCACTATTTGTTTTACAGTGCGTAGTAATGCTTTCACACTTTCGAGGGACAAGAGATCCTGCACCAGTAAATTTATTGAATGTGCAAAGCAaggcaaatgtttttttgataaaatgtcACATGCCTTGATCATGGAATGTGCATTGTCAGTTACAATAGTAACGATTTTCGGATATAAGTGCCACTCATCAGCAATCTCTTTAATAGTCTCTGCTATATTTTGACTGCCATGGTTTGTTTCATTATTAAGCGGTCTGGTTGAGAGTACTGCGGACTTAAGACAAGAATTTTGTACAAAATGGCATGTAACTGTAATGTAACTTATATTGCTTTGGGAAGTCCATAGATCTGAAGTTAATGAACAATAATCAATGTCATTAAGAACGTTTTTCAAAGCTTGAACACGAATTGGTTCATATTTTTGATATACACATTTTGGAGCGTGGTACGACTTGGCATCTTGTATTTCGGATCTAGCAAGTGGACGAACTCCTGAAATCCAAGGTCTTCTACAATTCTGTAAGCGTGAACGTCTCTTGCTACCATCTTGGCTAGAGATTTATCAAGCAAGATTTGCCTGGTAGAGTGAGAACGCTTCAGATGATCCATTAAGTTGGATGTATTCCCGCtccttttatattcttttccACATACCTTGCATTTGGCCGTAgaattatttttacatttttcgaAATGAGTCCAAACTTCCGAGGCGTTCCTCTTGCGCTTGTAGCTTTGCTGCTCAATCGGAACCGCAGCATTTGTGTCGCTAGTATTGTTGAGAGGAGCTATTTTGTAAATTGAGAGAACGACATTAACTAAATAGTAAAGTGATATTAACAGAAGTGCAAGTAAACCAAATTTCGCAAGTGCTACCAcgtgcaaaatgaaaattacgTTTGTCAAGAAATTATTTACCTACCTGATGTTACTAAATACTTTTCCATATTGCAGGTATGCCCCAGATATCATCAACGGATACTCCCACTAATAACGAGGGAAAGAACAAAACatcaacaaataaaattaaaatttttagaaattacTTACATACATGTTTCTCGGCCATCTCCTATAGCTTTTTGCAATTTGGTAAACAATCGATAGTCCAGAAATACTATCGAGGTATCGCCATTTCGTAAAACCATCGATATTATCGATAGTGCCATCGATTGTTTTGCAACCCTAATATccagtttcctctgaatgtccaaatttttttagctttcgggtgcgggtgaaattttTAGCCCATGGGCTGGGTTGGGTTGGCtgtaacatttcggcccatgcccacctctagtacagatctactatgagagcgactacgaagttgctacgagagcgactacgaaattgctacgagagcaacagaaaaggaaatgctccgtagcagtagcacaaaaatttattttgtttgctccgctctcatctctcttttaatgcttgtgctattgctacaactacaaatagcgtatcgaaaattttttgctcttgctattgctctgtgctccgacgatgtatgctacggagcagagcaaaagagcaatcgttttccgtttgtgctctctgctatgctacgtagcccttcgaaatcagagcaggagcagagcaatatttttattaaaattgatgctatgtagcagcaaatgcaaacactgatccgatcacattcaaattttgggatctgggatcttatatacaatattatcacatatgtaaatttcatagcatactccaatttttatgaaaatgtttcttctagttcttctagagctaaaTGATATATTGGTTCGATCCTGATggatttcatactttatttttcccgggtaataaaaaaccccgaaaaaaaatttcagcccgatagctcttaagacagctgagtaaaacgcatacacacagactgacggacggacagacggacatggctatatcaactcagcttctcatgctgatcaagaatatatatactttatgggatcGGAaccgtctccttctgtgcgttacaaacatctgatcaattttataatagcctctgcaagggtataaaaaccaCGAAGTTCGTGTGCATTGGCCCTCACATGTGTCATTCCGATTCGGATCGTGTGCATGTGTATGAGTGACGCTGACCCCCCCCTTCAGTACCGGTCGCCGGGGATTTCCCGGGGACATGTCGCTTCTCAAATTCGCTTTTGTCCCTCTAGTCCCGGCGACTAGAGGGACAATTGTCGCTCAATGGTCCCGTGCACAAGACCATTGAGCGACATTTGTCCCTCCAGTCGCCGGCGACCAGAGCGACTAATAGACAGCCCGGCGACCAGAGGGACAAATGTCGCTCTAGTCGCCGGTACTGTGAAATTTTTCGCTCTGGTCGCCGGCGACTGGAGGGACAATATCGCTAGATTGTCCTAGGGACTAGAAGGACAATATCCCCATTTTGTCCTATGGACTAGAAGGACAattcaaaatacataaaaaaaatataaaataattgaatttattttattttgcttattttttattaagcTTATTTAACAGCTGCtgcttcaattttcaattttttgttttgttgtccaTATTTTAATCTCAGGCAATTGCATTCTGAAGCCCAACTTCCGGAGGCTGCCCCGGGAAAGTGTTTTAAGCTGCTtctggaataaaaaaaattaagatattagaaatgaaatgaattataatATCAAAACTAACGTTTTTCAGTAATTAATGTACTTACCGAGAAGAATGTTCAAAGCCTTTAGATAGGTTCCAAGGCTCaactttttgtgtttcttatCTAGGTTGTGGCTCTTCAGAAGAGGGAGTTGTCTCCAGCTACTTGAGAGGTctgcaaatataaaaaagaaaattttgtgcTTTTCATACAACAGCTGTGTACTTACTAGCTTTTATGAATTTCCGACGTAATGCTGTTCTTGAAGTCAATTATTTCTAAACCAGTTgctaatgttttttttgtgagaaaaaaaattaaattattacaaaataaaaaaaaaattgtatcttTTGGCACAGCCCGGGGTCGAACTcgcatttaattttgttggcaaaataCTTTGTTTTCCTTTCACTCTCTGTACTCATATTTTCTTACTCTTTTGATTAGCATTCGATTATAAATAATgctattaatttaatttaatactttgccaacaaaattacTATTCACTATTTGTGTATATTatagataatatttaaatagcaCTTACCTTTATTTATATCAAAAATCAATTAGAAATCACTAATACTTTTCCACTGCGTGCtcagaaaaacgaaaagtacACAGCAACGCGAACAGATATacaaaagaaagtaaaaaaacaacaacacagtCTCGAATGagaaatattcatttttttccggcaatttttttttcggcagCCGAATGGAATTCGATAACGAAATTTGTTCGTTCGGGTGCCGTCGGCTAACCTCAGCATGAAAAACGCTGGCAGAATTTTTCTCTGCCGACGTCTGTAACTCGGACAATTGGGCGACATTGTCATTGACAATTTGGTACTGAAGGGTCGTATATGTGTGCGCTCACGATGCGTGTGTGTTACGCTTATGTCACACATTCCCTCCAAAACAGCGAATTTCGAATTCGTTTGtgacttacatacatatgtacacattCGTATGGGTGTACGTATGGAAGGTTATGCTTAGGGATATCGCCTAGATTAAACACAAGCATGctaaaaaaatctttttttttggcagacAGAGTGAAACAAGAGtaacaaaataagaaaaaaaaatatcaaaaaagctaactatcatattagtaaatttcatgggaatactcaaatttttatgaaaatttttcttctagagtgtaagattccaattatttacaaagtcggttaaatgctcatgcatatatcgattgttagtgataagtatcgattgttagtaataagtatcgattgttagtactaagtatcgattgttagcgataagtcctcgatatgtggcgagacggcgtctctcttctcttccggcgacgcaacgagcaagttgtctctgcgcagacgACAAAAGATGAAATCCGAAAAATACAAACGAATCGTTATCATGTTTCACcaataattaggtgtttacaactcagaagtgggatgaccacccgaaaggaTAAATATtttgggccaactgccgccacactcgcccctgccgggcctgccgctgctgggccaactgctgacatactcgcccctgctgggcccgccgctgctgggccaactgccgccacactcgctcctgccgggcccgccgctgctgggccaaccgcccccccccccccccccgccgggcccgccgctgctgggccaactgctgacatactagcccctgccgggcccgccgctggtgGGCCAACGGCCGCCACACTCgtccctgccgggcccgccgctgctgggccaactgctgacatactcgcccctgccgggcccgccgcttctgggccaactgccgccacactcgcccctgccgggcccgccgatgctgggccaactgctgacatactcgcccctgctgtacccaccaccgctgccactgctgtacccgccgccgctgccgcctcatccattacggtacctgccgccgctgccactgctgtacacgctgccactgctgtacccaccaccgctgccgccgctgccactgctgtacccgctgccactgctgtacacaccaccgctgccgccgctgcacccgccgCCCCCGTCAAGGGTCCCGacgcggacccatgggaagagatgcccgctttagtgccctccgtatcgactgccgcggccgccatcacactGGCCACTTCCGCCACCcccagccacttaagattcttatttaccccccttcgttgttaccaattggaatcgaggtcgattcctcgtcaggacggccgagttgtaagattccaattatttacaaagtctgttaaatgctcatgcatatatcgattgttagtgataagtatcgattgttagtaataagtatcgattgttagtactaagtatcgattgttagcgataagtcctcgataggtggcgagacggcgtctctcttctcttccggcgacgcaacgagcaagttgtctctgcgcagacgACAAAAGATGAAATCCGAAAAATACAAACGAATCGTTATCATGTTTCACcaataattaggtgtttacaagagctatatgatatccGATCCccacaattttaattttcatactttattttttctgggttataagtagctcaaaacCCAAGTTTCATCCTAAGAGCTCtaaagatggctgagtaaaatgcatacgcacagacggacggacatggctatatcaacttagcttcttatgctgatcaagaatatatatactttatggggtcggaaacgtctccttttgtgcgttacaaacatctgaccataTAATAACACATAGAAAGTCATACAATGCTAAGGAATGAATATCGGCAGAGTCTCCGGCAGGGTTTCAACAGAGTCATCAAGAGAGTTTTCGACAGGATTAATAGTATCGTCTACAGCGTAGTTCTGAGAGCATTGTTAATGGAGTCAAACACTGAGTTATCGACGGAGTCATCAACGGAGCCATCGatagagttttttttttctttacaaaaaaaaagtgaaaaatacaagtgaaaaaaaaataaagagcaAAAGTTACCAGCAGTGGATAAAGCGATGAAAGGTGCCTCTCTCAGGAAGTCAATAGTGGGGGTTCTACCGTACCGCACTGCGAGTTGCATGGGACCTGGGTATGGGTGACCTAGAAATCGACCACTCTCATTTAAATCAGTGTGAGAGAGTGAAGTGTAAAACACGGAAGATGTGTAAAACACGAGAAAAGTGTAAAACACGAGAGATAATTTAAGTCAAAGCATATAAACTGAATGAGCCAGTCAATGCTTGGAACTTATCAAGATAacgtcaaaaaaaaaaaggaaaagtgcTTAACTAAGTGCCACTAAGCTTCAAGGACATCTTACCACCCAAGGATCCAGTACAAGGACATTCACTGCCGAGGTCCCAGTGCCACTATGCTTCAACGACATCTCAGCACCCAAGAATATTAGTGCGAAGAACATTAGGAAATTCTTCTGCAGGGACAATTATTATCCCAAGGATATTCAAAGCgagtaaatgttttttatttctcgACTGACATCGCGGGATATTTAACAGCTGCTCTAGCAACCATATTCAACATTCGCGAATTATTCCAATTCAATCCAACAAATTGGATCTAATTTCATCACCAGGCAAGATCTTTTCAATATATTCGAACTATCgcaaatattttacaaaatacTAAACCCAAAAACAACCTCCAAGATCCCTATCTGGGGGATAACTCGCGTTTACGCATCGTTGCTATTTTTCTTtgaagaaacaaatatatctatattttcTGACCCCTCACCATGCAGAATCTATTACAAATCAAAgagtaataataaaatatatatacatattgatTAACTTACACATCCAAATATTATAGTCTATCGGTTCACCGTAGCAATCTTTATCTAGTGTCAGCCTACTGGGCCAACTTGG encodes:
- the LOC124460832 gene encoding uncharacterized protein LOC124460832: MEKYLVTSAPLNNTSDTNAAVPIEQQSYKRKRNASEVWTHFEKCKNNSTAKCKVCGKEYKRSGNTSNLMDHLKRSHSTRQILLDKSLAKMVARDVHAYRIVEDLGFQEFVHLLDPKYKMPSRTTLQNVYIKNMNQFVFKL